One Paraburkholderia sp. IMGN_8 DNA window includes the following coding sequences:
- the phaC gene encoding class I poly(R)-hydroxyalkanoic acid synthase, translated as MQQLFDAWMNAWRSLGAPPGGNGAPFSMPQMSMQIPQMPSFPGMPDFSKAAAASMSSMPPLPSFAGLNVPSAAIPSERLQKLQADYSREAMELIQQAAASTTKIPELNDRRFSSDAWSSTPAYAFTAAWYLLNARYLQEMVDALETEPKVRERIRFAVQQWTAAASPSNFFALNPEAQKTLLDSQGESLRQGVMNLLSDLQRGKISQTDESRFVVGENLANTEGSVVFESDLIQLIQYKPRTATVRERPLLIVPPCINKFYILDLQPENSLVAHGLDSGHQVFLISWRNADASIAHKTWDDYIGEGVLTAIDTVRNISGREQINTLGFCVGGTMLATALAVAAARGEHPAASMTLLTAMLDFSDTGVLDIFVDEAHVQMREQTIGGKNGSAPGLMRGIEFANTFSFLRPNDLVWNYVVDNYLKGRTPVPFDLLYWNSDSTSLPGPMYVWYLRNTYLENRLREPGALTTCGEPIDLSKIDVPTFIYGSREDHIVPWQTAYASVPLLTGPLKFVLGASGHIAGVINPPAKKKRNYWVLEGDARTLPESPDEWLGQAAEVPGSWWPEWTNWLDQYGGKKVKPRAKPGSAEFPVIEPAPGRYVRQRE; from the coding sequence ATGCAGCAGTTATTCGACGCCTGGATGAACGCATGGCGTTCGCTCGGCGCACCGCCCGGCGGCAATGGCGCGCCTTTCTCAATGCCGCAAATGTCGATGCAGATACCGCAGATGCCATCGTTTCCCGGCATGCCGGACTTCAGCAAGGCGGCCGCGGCATCCATGTCGTCGATGCCGCCGCTGCCGTCATTCGCCGGGCTCAATGTCCCAAGCGCGGCGATCCCATCGGAGCGTCTGCAAAAGCTGCAAGCCGATTATTCCCGCGAGGCGATGGAGTTGATCCAGCAGGCAGCCGCTTCCACGACGAAGATCCCCGAACTCAACGACCGCCGCTTCAGTTCCGACGCGTGGAGTTCGACGCCGGCCTACGCGTTCACCGCCGCATGGTATCTGTTGAACGCGCGCTATCTGCAGGAAATGGTCGACGCGCTCGAAACCGAACCGAAGGTGCGCGAGCGCATTCGCTTTGCGGTGCAGCAGTGGACCGCGGCGGCGTCGCCGAGCAATTTCTTCGCCTTGAATCCCGAAGCGCAAAAAACCTTGCTCGATAGTCAGGGCGAGAGCTTGCGGCAGGGCGTGATGAACCTGCTCAGCGACTTGCAGCGCGGCAAAATTTCGCAGACTGACGAATCGCGTTTCGTGGTCGGCGAGAATCTAGCGAACACCGAAGGCTCGGTGGTGTTCGAAAGCGACCTGATCCAGTTGATCCAGTACAAGCCGCGTACGGCCACCGTGCGCGAACGGCCACTGTTGATCGTGCCGCCTTGCATCAACAAGTTCTACATTCTCGATCTGCAGCCGGAGAACTCGCTGGTCGCGCACGGACTCGATTCGGGTCATCAGGTGTTTCTGATTTCGTGGCGCAACGCGGATGCATCCATTGCGCATAAAACGTGGGACGATTACATCGGCGAGGGCGTGCTCACTGCGATCGATACGGTGCGCAATATCAGCGGCCGCGAGCAGATCAACACGCTCGGTTTTTGTGTGGGCGGTACGATGCTGGCTACGGCGCTGGCGGTGGCGGCCGCGCGCGGCGAACATCCGGCTGCGTCGATGACCTTGCTCACCGCGATGCTCGACTTCTCGGACACGGGCGTACTCGACATTTTCGTCGACGAAGCGCATGTGCAGATGCGCGAGCAGACCATCGGCGGCAAGAATGGCAGCGCGCCGGGGCTGATGCGCGGCATCGAGTTCGCCAACACGTTCTCGTTCCTGCGGCCGAACGATCTGGTGTGGAACTACGTCGTCGACAACTACCTCAAAGGGCGCACGCCGGTGCCGTTCGATCTGCTGTACTGGAACAGCGATTCGACCAGTCTGCCGGGTCCGATGTACGTCTGGTATCTGCGCAATACGTATCTCGAGAATCGCCTGCGTGAGCCGGGTGCGTTGACCACGTGCGGCGAGCCGATCGACCTGTCGAAGATCGACGTGCCGACTTTCATCTACGGTTCGCGCGAAGACCATATCGTGCCGTGGCAAACTGCGTATGCGTCAGTGCCGTTGCTGACCGGGCCGCTGAAGTTCGTGCTCGGCGCGTCCGGCCATATCGCGGGCGTGATCAATCCGCCGGCGAAGAAAAAACGCAATTACTGGGTGCTGGAAGGCGACGCCAGGACGCTGCCTGAAAGCCCGGACGAGTGGCTGGGTCAGGCCGCCGAGGTACCCGGCAGCTGGTGGCCCGAATGGACCAACTGGCTCGATCAGTACGGCGGCAAGAAAGTGAAGCCGCGCGCCAAACCTGGCTCGGCCGAATTCCCGGTCATCGAGCCGGCGCCGGGGCGTTATGTGCGGCAGCGCGAGTAG